The following proteins are co-located in the Sulfurovum sp. TSL6 genome:
- a CDS encoding inositol monophosphatase family protein, producing MTDFIKACIQANEEIAEAMKDGFDTSWFEKTEVGAGGDVSSKLDLFAEKIFVKYLGDFGQIESEESGIIGEGEEKIIIDPIDGSANALSLFPFYGTSVAKVNAEGILDAAVVCNLANRDIFFKSSTSEVQQGKLFSKTFHDPHSSEKAEIGLFEKAYANPELVAALDKEKLKFRSPGAIALSLAYAHTVNYVLFMGEFRIYDFAAGLALCEGLEVIVEADYVIVSKEKSIAKKIEILIDKL from the coding sequence ATGACAGATTTCATCAAAGCCTGTATACAAGCCAATGAAGAAATAGCAGAGGCAATGAAAGACGGCTTTGATACTTCCTGGTTTGAAAAGACCGAAGTCGGTGCTGGTGGTGACGTCAGTTCCAAACTTGATCTTTTTGCCGAAAAGATATTTGTAAAATACTTAGGTGACTTTGGACAGATAGAGTCTGAAGAGAGCGGTATTATAGGTGAGGGTGAAGAAAAGATCATCATTGATCCCATAGACGGTTCAGCCAATGCCCTTTCACTTTTCCCTTTTTACGGTACATCTGTTGCAAAAGTGAATGCTGAAGGTATTTTAGATGCTGCAGTGGTATGTAATCTTGCCAATAGAGATATTTTTTTTAAATCTTCTACCAGTGAAGTACAACAGGGCAAACTTTTTTCAAAAACATTTCATGACCCACACAGCAGTGAAAAGGCTGAAATCGGACTTTTTGAAAAAGCCTATGCAAACCCTGAACTGGTTGCAGCATTGGACAAAGAAAAGCTGAAGTTTAGATCACCTGGTGCTATAGCACTTTCATTGGCTTATGCCCATACAGTAAATTATGTACTTTTTATGGGAGAGTTTCGCATTTACGACTTTGCTGCAGGTTTGGCACTTTGTGAGGGTTTAGAAGTAATTGTTGAGGCGGATTATGTTATAGTATCGAAAGAAAAAAGCATAGCAAAGAAAATAGAAATATTAATAGATAAATTATAG
- the accD gene encoding acetyl-CoA carboxylase, carboxyltransferase subunit beta has translation MFGNIFKKATTASTTQETPNQWIKCPKCTSLMYYKEVEAKQNVCPKCNHHFRISAEKRIASIVDEGSFVECDSTLAPVDPLKFSDKKTYKKRIEEAKDKTGKSSSVMSGSCTIGGQPVEIAVFDFSFMGGSLGSVEGEKIVRGINRAIENECGFIIVSASGGARMQESTYSLLQMSKTSAALNRLHQKGLPFISILTDPTMGGVSASFAMLGDIIMAEPGALIGFAGQRVIKQTVGVDLPEGFQRSEFLLEHGLIDMIVDRPDMHQTLSDLFKLFNKKAS, from the coding sequence ATGTTTGGAAATATTTTTAAAAAAGCCACAACAGCATCAACAACACAAGAGACACCTAATCAGTGGATAAAATGTCCAAAATGTACCTCTTTGATGTATTATAAAGAAGTAGAGGCCAAGCAAAATGTATGTCCTAAATGTAACCATCATTTTAGAATTTCTGCTGAAAAGCGTATAGCATCTATTGTAGATGAAGGATCTTTTGTAGAATGTGACAGTACTTTGGCACCTGTAGATCCATTGAAGTTTTCAGATAAAAAGACGTATAAAAAGCGTATAGAAGAAGCCAAAGATAAAACAGGTAAAAGTTCTTCTGTTATGAGCGGTTCTTGCACTATCGGTGGTCAACCCGTTGAAATAGCAGTATTTGATTTCTCATTCATGGGTGGTAGTTTGGGTTCAGTTGAAGGTGAAAAAATCGTTCGTGGTATCAACAGGGCTATAGAAAATGAGTGTGGATTTATCATCGTTTCTGCTTCTGGTGGTGCACGTATGCAAGAGAGTACTTACTCATTGCTACAAATGAGTAAAACATCTGCTGCACTCAATAGACTGCACCAAAAAGGTTTACCTTTTATCTCTATTTTGACAGATCCTACTATGGGAGGTGTCTCTGCATCATTTGCTATGTTGGGTGATATCATCATGGCTGAACCGGGAGCACTGATTGGATTTGCAGGTCAAAGGGTTATCAAGCAGACCGTGGGTGTTGATCTTCCAGAAGGTTTCCAACGTTCAGAATTCTTACTGGAGCATGGACTTATAGACATGATCGTAGATCGTCCTGATATGCATCAAACACTTTCTGACTTGTTTAAACTTTTTAACAAGAAGGCAAGTTAA